In Mycolicibacterium mucogenicum DSM 44124, the following are encoded in one genomic region:
- a CDS encoding TetR/AcrR family transcriptional regulator, with amino-acid sequence MSAADDTDTTRERLLVATAAVLGRQGMTKLSLSEVAAQAGVSRPTLYRWFASKQELLAAFVEWERGFYERGVAKAIAGLPPEDRLDAALRVIVDYQRSYPGFRMVDIEPEQVIARLGSALPVMRARLERLIPGPHSAEIAATVVRVAASHYLVRSDDEDQFLEQLRYAARVRGPG; translated from the coding sequence ATGTCCGCCGCCGACGACACCGATACCACGCGCGAGCGCCTCCTGGTCGCCACCGCCGCCGTACTCGGCCGTCAGGGCATGACCAAACTCAGCCTCTCCGAGGTCGCCGCCCAGGCCGGCGTGTCACGCCCCACGCTGTACCGCTGGTTCGCCTCCAAACAGGAACTGCTGGCGGCATTCGTGGAGTGGGAGCGCGGCTTCTACGAGCGCGGCGTGGCCAAGGCCATCGCCGGACTGCCGCCGGAGGACCGGCTCGACGCGGCGTTGCGCGTCATCGTCGATTACCAGCGGTCATATCCGGGATTCCGGATGGTCGACATCGAACCCGAGCAGGTGATCGCCCGCCTGGGCAGTGCGCTGCCGGTGATGCGAGCGCGCCTCGAGCGGCTGATCCCCGGCCCGCACTCGGCAGAGATCGCAGCCACAGTGGTGCGCGTCGCGGCGTCGCACTACCTGGTCCGCAGCGACGACGAAGATCAATTCCTCGAGCAACTGCGCTACGCCGCACGGGTGCGCGGGCCGGGTTAG
- a CDS encoding cytochrome P450: MSVVSEPQKRPYSPHDITSHAFWEQPFAQRDKTFAALRAADGLTWHRPLPSLFPMEEPGFWAVTRRADIGYVSQHPELFTSVRGVALDPMPAEVQRFASFFLTMDPPEHTRYRRLISSAFTPRNVRRIEQQIHDNAVRVVDELVGAGDVDFVAACSSRLPMMTISEMLGVVPSEREALAKAAEKLFSMSDDEYSSLEERAADTINEIMLLSGTGVELAKYRRANPGDDLMTAMVDAEVDGHRLTDDEIGAFLILLASAGNDTTKQTTTHAMLALQQHPDQLAWLLEDFESRIDIAVEEFVRWSTPVLQFARFATQDTELAGQRITAGDKVGLFYCSANRDEAVFDAPGAFNLRRTPNPHFGFGGGGPHFCLGNQLAKVELRNLFRELLTRLKRIELGEPDLLYSSFVHGIKHLPAYVA, translated from the coding sequence GTGAGCGTGGTCAGTGAGCCGCAGAAGCGCCCGTACAGCCCGCATGACATCACCTCGCACGCATTCTGGGAACAGCCTTTTGCCCAGCGCGACAAGACTTTTGCCGCATTGCGGGCGGCGGACGGGCTGACCTGGCACCGGCCGCTGCCGTCGCTGTTCCCCATGGAGGAGCCCGGTTTCTGGGCTGTCACCCGCCGCGCCGATATCGGCTACGTCAGTCAGCACCCCGAGCTGTTCACCTCGGTGCGGGGCGTCGCCCTGGACCCGATGCCCGCCGAGGTGCAGCGGTTCGCGTCGTTCTTCCTGACCATGGACCCACCCGAGCACACCAGATACCGCCGGCTCATCAGTTCGGCCTTCACGCCGCGCAATGTCCGGAGGATCGAGCAGCAGATCCACGACAACGCGGTGCGGGTGGTCGACGAGCTCGTCGGCGCCGGCGACGTCGACTTCGTGGCGGCCTGCTCGTCGCGGCTGCCGATGATGACGATCTCCGAGATGCTCGGGGTGGTGCCGTCCGAGCGTGAAGCGCTGGCCAAGGCCGCCGAGAAGCTGTTCAGCATGAGCGACGACGAGTACTCCTCATTGGAGGAACGTGCGGCGGACACCATCAACGAGATCATGCTGTTGTCCGGCACCGGGGTTGAGCTGGCCAAGTATCGCCGGGCCAACCCCGGCGACGATCTGATGACCGCCATGGTCGATGCCGAGGTCGATGGGCACCGCCTGACCGACGATGAGATCGGTGCGTTCTTGATCCTGCTGGCATCGGCCGGTAACGACACGACCAAGCAGACCACGACACACGCGATGCTCGCGCTGCAGCAGCATCCCGACCAATTGGCCTGGCTGTTGGAGGATTTCGAGTCCCGTATCGACATCGCCGTCGAGGAGTTCGTGCGGTGGTCCACACCTGTCCTGCAGTTCGCCCGCTTCGCCACCCAGGACACCGAGTTGGCCGGGCAGCGCATCACCGCCGGCGACAAGGTGGGGCTGTTCTACTGCTCGGCAAACCGGGATGAGGCGGTGTTCGACGCGCCCGGCGCCTTCAACTTGCGCAGGACCCCCAACCCGCACTTCGGCTTCGGTGGCGGCGGCCCGCATTTTTGTCTCGGCAACCAGCTGGCCAAGGTCGAACTGCGAAACCTGTTCCGGGAGTTGCTGACTCGCCTCAAGCGTATCGAGCTCGGCGAGCCCGACCTGCTGTACAGCAGCTTCGTCCACGGCATCAAACACTTGCCGGCGTACGTGGCCTGA
- a CDS encoding ferredoxin encodes MEIEVSLDKCTGHGICESLADDVFEVQDDGSVRIIGGSRPESDRDRMQQAVTQCPAAALRLVD; translated from the coding sequence ATGGAGATCGAAGTCAGCCTCGACAAATGCACCGGGCACGGAATCTGCGAATCCCTCGCCGACGACGTCTTCGAGGTTCAAGACGACGGCAGCGTGCGGATCATCGGCGGATCGCGGCCGGAATCGGACCGGGACCGCATGCAACAGGCGGTGACGCAGTGCCCCGCTGCGGCGCTGCGACTCGTCGACTGA
- a CDS encoding cytochrome P450, which translates to MTTSKLIFDPFSERHYNDPYDTYRLLRDEAPVYYSDQYDFYALSRHADVAPAFKDFATYSSSRGVTLDEIHSGEHGHDQSIIWMDPPAHRRMRSLVNKVFTPRAIQAQEIVVRERIEYHLSRLDRTNFDVVAQFSALFPVEVITTMLGVPEEDRQKVRVLQDVALRRQPGQMRMSRRGAEAMAEIGLLYYKLIQQRRADPQDDMISALIEVEVEREDGTRTSLNDVEIAGFCTLLGGAGAETVAKLVGTAAVLFGRHPDQWQLLQDNSGLVPSAVEEVLRYEGPVQYDCRFTMTDVHLHGTTIPQGRAVMLLGAAANRDERAFTDADVFDINRDRTEAQNLAFGYGIHSCLGAALARMESKIALEYLLDLMPAFEVHEEGLSRVAMTSVNGYENVPLRVRR; encoded by the coding sequence ATGACCACGTCGAAATTGATCTTTGATCCGTTCTCCGAACGCCACTACAACGACCCCTACGACACCTACAGGTTGTTGCGGGATGAGGCGCCCGTCTACTACAGCGATCAGTACGACTTCTACGCGCTGAGTCGCCACGCGGACGTCGCGCCGGCGTTCAAGGACTTCGCGACATACTCGTCGAGTCGGGGCGTGACGCTCGACGAAATCCACTCCGGCGAACACGGGCACGATCAATCCATCATCTGGATGGATCCGCCGGCGCACCGCCGAATGCGCAGCCTGGTCAACAAGGTGTTCACACCGCGCGCGATCCAAGCTCAAGAGATCGTCGTTCGCGAGCGCATCGAATACCACCTGTCCCGGTTGGACCGCACGAATTTCGATGTGGTGGCGCAGTTCTCGGCACTGTTCCCCGTCGAGGTCATCACCACGATGCTCGGGGTGCCCGAGGAGGATCGGCAGAAAGTCCGCGTTCTGCAGGACGTCGCGTTGCGGCGTCAGCCGGGGCAGATGCGCATGAGCCGCCGTGGTGCCGAGGCGATGGCCGAGATCGGCCTCCTCTACTACAAGTTGATTCAGCAGCGCCGCGCCGATCCGCAGGACGACATGATCAGTGCCCTGATCGAAGTCGAGGTCGAGCGTGAAGACGGCACCCGCACTTCCCTCAACGACGTCGAGATAGCGGGCTTCTGCACCCTCCTGGGTGGCGCGGGGGCCGAGACCGTGGCCAAACTCGTCGGTACGGCGGCCGTCCTGTTCGGCCGCCATCCGGACCAATGGCAGCTACTGCAGGACAATTCGGGCCTCGTCCCGTCCGCCGTCGAAGAAGTCCTGCGCTACGAGGGACCCGTCCAATACGACTGCCGATTCACCATGACCGATGTGCACCTGCACGGCACCACGATTCCGCAGGGCCGCGCGGTGATGCTGCTCGGTGCGGCGGCCAACCGGGACGAGCGGGCATTCACCGATGCCGACGTGTTCGACATCAATCGGGACCGCACCGAGGCGCAGAACCTCGCCTTCGGATACGGCATTCACAGCTGTCTCGGTGCGGCGCTGGCGCGGATGGAGAGCAAGATCGCGCTGGAGTATCTGCTCGACCTCATGCCGGCGTTCGAGGTGCACGAGGAGGGCTTGAGCCGCGTCGCGATGACGAGCGTCAACGGCTACGAGAACGTGCCCCTGCGGGTCCGGCGATGA
- a CDS encoding SDR family oxidoreductase, whose protein sequence is MNNNSASLADRTMVVSGGSRGIGLAIGIGAARLGANVVLLAKTSEPHPKLPGTVHTAVAEVEAASGKGLAVVGDVRNEADVQRAVDAAVERFGGIDIVVNNASAIATEPTETLPAKKFDLMMDINVRGTFLLTKAALPYLRKSTNAHVLTVAPPLNMNPYWLGAHPAYTVSKYGMTLLSLGWAAEYSSAGIGFSCLWPETYIATSAVANSADLADMMARSRSPEIMADAAVAILTGPAREANGKCYIDTDVLAERGVIDLSRYGGGADPIVDIFVDR, encoded by the coding sequence ATGAACAACAATTCGGCATCGTTGGCAGACCGCACCATGGTGGTCTCCGGTGGCAGCCGGGGCATCGGCCTGGCCATCGGAATCGGGGCGGCCCGGCTCGGCGCCAACGTCGTGCTGCTGGCCAAGACCAGCGAGCCGCATCCGAAGTTGCCGGGAACGGTCCATACGGCCGTCGCGGAAGTGGAGGCTGCCAGCGGCAAGGGACTGGCCGTGGTGGGCGACGTCCGCAACGAGGCCGACGTGCAGCGTGCGGTCGACGCGGCGGTCGAGCGTTTCGGGGGCATCGACATCGTCGTCAACAACGCCAGCGCCATCGCCACCGAACCAACCGAGACGCTGCCCGCCAAAAAATTCGACCTGATGATGGACATCAATGTCCGCGGCACTTTCCTGCTGACGAAAGCCGCACTGCCGTACCTGCGGAAGTCGACGAACGCCCACGTTCTGACAGTGGCCCCGCCCCTCAACATGAACCCGTATTGGCTCGGCGCGCATCCGGCCTACACGGTGTCGAAATACGGAATGACGCTGCTGTCGCTGGGATGGGCCGCTGAATACTCAAGTGCGGGAATCGGATTCAGCTGTCTGTGGCCGGAGACCTACATTGCGACCAGCGCGGTCGCCAACTCGGCGGATTTGGCGGACATGATGGCGCGCTCGCGCAGTCCCGAGATCATGGCCGATGCCGCGGTGGCCATTCTGACCGGACCGGCGCGGGAAGCCAACGGCAAGTGCTATATCGACACCGACGTGCTGGCCGAACGCGGGGTCATAGACCTCTCGCGGTACGGCGGGGGCGCCGACCCCATCGTGGACATCTTCGTGGATCGCTGA
- a CDS encoding ArsR/SmtB family transcription factor encodes MVDSVLDGPERPLYEIKANLFKALAHPARIRVLEILSTSEGPTPVSDILAASDIEPTLLSQHLAVLKRHHVVSGYRAGNAVYYTLAHPKIAELLLIARTFLADTLAAQRDQLDAVGALPPIGTNR; translated from the coding sequence ATGGTCGACAGCGTGCTCGACGGTCCCGAACGGCCGCTGTACGAAATCAAGGCGAACCTCTTCAAAGCGCTGGCCCATCCGGCCCGCATCCGGGTGCTGGAGATTCTGTCGACCTCTGAGGGGCCGACGCCGGTGAGCGACATCCTCGCGGCCAGCGACATCGAACCGACGTTGCTTTCACAGCATCTGGCCGTGCTCAAACGCCATCACGTGGTCAGTGGGTATCGGGCCGGCAACGCGGTGTACTACACACTGGCACATCCGAAGATCGCCGAACTGCTCCTCATCGCGCGGACCTTCCTCGCCGATACCCTTGCCGCGCAACGTGATCAGCTCGACGCCGTCGGCGCACTGCCGCCGATCGGCACCAACAGATGA
- a CDS encoding SulP family inorganic anion transporter, with translation MTTVAGDRIARLLPSRTDYAGLSRSWRRDVLAGVTVGVVALPLALAFGISSGVGAAAGLVTAVVAGLVAAVFGGSHVQVSGPTGAMTVVLAPIVAQYGLGSVAAVTILAGVIVVVAGITGVGRAVTFIPWPVIEGFTLGIAVIIFLQQIPAAFGQATPAGRSPLVAAGMVLSHIEVGAARPALVVTALVAVLMIVLPRLHPAVPASLVAVVAATALVAGTGLSAPRIGVLPSRLPAPVWPHADLAVLHSLFGAALAIAALAAIESLLSARVAATMSPTGPYDPNRELVGQGLASVASGLFGGMPATGAIARTAVNVRSGARTRVAAIVHALVLLAVVYLVSGLVGTIPLAALSAVLMVTAFRMISPHTVMRILRSTRSDAVTFLLTATVTVCFDLIQAVEIGIAATAVFALRALARRSSVTREELPGSYVPGDERIALLRLDGAMFFGAAERLSAAITDGNHPETSVVIIRLSQLGMLDATGAHTLTQIVEDLEARGITVIIKGVRPEHRDLLEGVGIIDSLRHENHLIENLDDAIAHARSHTTR, from the coding sequence ATGACCACGGTCGCCGGTGACCGCATCGCCCGGCTGCTGCCGTCGCGCACCGACTACGCGGGCCTGAGCCGCTCGTGGCGACGCGATGTCCTCGCCGGGGTGACGGTCGGGGTGGTCGCGTTGCCGCTCGCGCTGGCATTCGGGATCAGCTCGGGCGTCGGTGCTGCGGCCGGTTTGGTCACCGCGGTCGTGGCGGGGCTGGTGGCCGCGGTGTTCGGCGGGTCGCACGTCCAGGTGTCGGGGCCGACCGGGGCGATGACGGTGGTCCTGGCGCCGATCGTGGCCCAGTACGGACTGGGCAGCGTCGCCGCGGTGACCATCCTGGCCGGCGTCATCGTCGTCGTCGCCGGCATCACCGGGGTGGGGCGCGCGGTGACCTTCATACCGTGGCCGGTCATCGAAGGATTCACCCTCGGCATCGCCGTCATCATCTTCCTACAGCAGATCCCGGCCGCATTCGGACAGGCGACACCCGCCGGACGGTCCCCGCTGGTGGCCGCGGGCATGGTCCTGTCGCACATCGAGGTGGGTGCGGCACGGCCGGCCCTCGTCGTCACGGCGCTGGTGGCGGTCCTGATGATCGTGCTGCCCAGGCTGCACCCCGCGGTGCCGGCCTCGCTGGTGGCCGTTGTCGCCGCGACGGCACTGGTGGCGGGTACCGGATTGTCGGCGCCCCGGATCGGGGTGCTGCCGTCGCGGCTGCCCGCGCCCGTGTGGCCGCACGCCGACCTGGCCGTGCTGCACTCGCTGTTCGGCGCGGCGCTGGCGATCGCCGCACTGGCCGCCATCGAATCGCTGCTGTCGGCACGGGTCGCGGCGACGATGTCCCCGACCGGGCCGTACGACCCGAACCGGGAACTCGTCGGACAGGGGCTGGCGTCGGTCGCTTCCGGGCTGTTCGGCGGCATGCCGGCCACGGGGGCGATAGCCCGTACCGCGGTCAACGTGCGGTCCGGCGCGCGGACCCGCGTCGCGGCGATCGTGCACGCGCTGGTGCTGCTGGCTGTGGTGTATCTCGTCAGCGGACTCGTCGGGACCATCCCACTGGCGGCGCTCTCGGCGGTCTTGATGGTCACGGCGTTCCGGATGATCTCGCCGCACACGGTCATGCGGATTCTGCGGTCCACGCGTTCGGATGCGGTGACGTTCCTGCTGACCGCGACGGTCACGGTCTGTTTCGATCTGATCCAGGCTGTCGAGATCGGCATCGCGGCCACGGCAGTGTTCGCCCTGCGCGCGCTGGCCCGGCGCAGCAGCGTCACCCGCGAGGAGTTGCCGGGTTCCTACGTGCCCGGCGATGAGCGCATCGCCTTGCTACGGCTCGACGGGGCGATGTTCTTCGGTGCGGCCGAACGGCTTTCCGCCGCCATCACCGACGGCAATCATCCCGAGACGTCGGTGGTGATCATCAGGTTGTCGCAACTCGGCATGCTCGACGCCACCGGTGCGCACACCCTGACGCAAATCGTCGAAGATCTCGAGGCGCGGGGCATCACCGTGATCATCAAAGGTGTCCGGCCCGAGCATCGGGACCTCCTCGAAGGTGTCGGCATCATCGACTCCCTGCGTCACGAGAACCACCTCATCGAGAACTTGGACGACGCCATCGCCCACGCCCGCAGTCACACCACCCGGTAG
- a CDS encoding FHA domain-containing protein, translated as MSLTNDARLGDDVTVDATAAHRVIGAPAQGHAVRRRGSEVRPGSGVLVISRGPGSAGRFLLADDVVAAGRHPDSAVFLDDITVSRNHAEIRWLDDEYWIVDTGSLNGTYVNGTQVQSLPLTSGDEIQIGKFRLTFTCQPQDR; from the coding sequence ATGAGTCTGACAAACGACGCACGTCTCGGCGATGACGTCACCGTTGACGCCACCGCCGCACACCGCGTCATCGGCGCACCCGCCCAAGGCCATGCCGTGCGCCGGCGCGGGTCTGAGGTGCGTCCGGGCTCGGGTGTGCTGGTGATCAGCCGCGGCCCCGGCTCGGCCGGACGGTTCCTGCTGGCCGACGACGTCGTCGCCGCCGGTCGGCACCCCGACAGCGCGGTGTTTCTCGACGACATCACCGTCAGCCGCAACCATGCTGAAATCCGTTGGCTCGATGACGAATACTGGATCGTCGACACCGGCAGCCTGAACGGCACCTACGTCAACGGGACCCAGGTCCAGTCCCTCCCGCTCACCAGCGGTGACGAAATCCAGATCGGCAAGTTCCGCCTGACCTTCACCTGCCAGCCGCAGGACCGCTGA
- a CDS encoding YoaK family protein, protein MDQQSPDRVVSKEAAIGPEARLSWLLSWLAGMIGAVAFLHSAGYFVTFMTGNTERAVLGWFDVAERQKVSGAGPQAALWLMACFLAGVFVASFLRRRYWQNHPHGATALVTVGLLVASVVELYEDGWYYEDVNFTGILIICFSVGALNTSFVKNGEVAVPLSYVTGTVVKLGQGLERHICGKGTVYDWLGYLALLGSFMIGAGVGGGLADRLTGPQLIGTVGLICGATTLVTFFHTDRRHGSAVE, encoded by the coding sequence GTGGATCAGCAGTCGCCCGACAGGGTTGTGAGCAAGGAAGCCGCCATCGGACCGGAGGCACGGTTGTCGTGGCTGTTGTCGTGGTTGGCCGGCATGATCGGCGCGGTCGCGTTCCTGCACAGTGCCGGATACTTCGTCACCTTCATGACGGGCAACACCGAACGAGCAGTGCTCGGGTGGTTCGACGTCGCCGAACGGCAGAAAGTGTCAGGGGCCGGGCCGCAGGCGGCGTTGTGGTTGATGGCCTGCTTCCTGGCGGGCGTCTTCGTGGCGTCATTCCTGCGGCGCAGGTACTGGCAGAACCATCCGCACGGCGCCACGGCCCTGGTGACCGTCGGATTGTTGGTGGCGTCCGTGGTCGAGCTCTACGAGGACGGCTGGTACTACGAGGACGTCAACTTCACCGGAATCCTGATCATCTGTTTCTCGGTGGGCGCGCTGAACACCAGCTTCGTCAAGAACGGTGAAGTGGCGGTACCGCTCAGCTATGTCACCGGTACGGTCGTCAAGCTGGGGCAGGGGCTGGAACGCCACATCTGCGGCAAGGGCACCGTCTATGACTGGCTCGGATATCTCGCCCTGCTGGGGTCGTTCATGATCGGCGCCGGTGTGGGCGGCGGGCTGGCCGACCGTCTCACCGGCCCACAGCTGATCGGTACCGTCGGATTGATCTGCGGCGCAACCACACTCGTCACGTTCTTCCATACCGACCGGCGCCACGGGTCGGCGGTCGAGTAG
- a CDS encoding thioesterase family protein, protein MSDCYYELLDACGPDGDRFRATDLVRGTWSADIQHAAPASALLVRALENCERRDDTRLSRVSIDLMGGVPSDGDLWVRAHVERPGRQIELVSAEMLAPGPDGATRAVARASGWRMLQIDTTAIAKATAVPLPPLQQARSRDMAKNWEPNYVHSVDWRWLTVPQAAGPGESWLRPTVDLVKGESMTPLQRLFAVADNANGIGSKIDIRRFTFLNTDLVVHIHRVPDGDWIGIRSDTNYGPDGIAATVGTLFDEAGSVAHIQQSVLVRPRPPRTT, encoded by the coding sequence ATGTCTGACTGCTATTACGAATTGCTGGACGCCTGCGGACCCGACGGTGACAGGTTCAGGGCCACGGACCTGGTGCGGGGCACCTGGTCCGCCGATATCCAGCACGCGGCACCGGCGTCGGCCCTACTGGTCCGGGCCCTCGAGAACTGCGAACGCCGCGACGACACCCGGCTCAGCCGCGTCTCGATCGACCTGATGGGTGGCGTGCCGTCCGACGGCGATCTCTGGGTGCGTGCACACGTGGAGCGACCCGGCCGACAGATCGAATTGGTCAGCGCCGAGATGCTGGCCCCGGGCCCGGACGGCGCGACCCGGGCCGTCGCGCGGGCCAGCGGTTGGCGCATGCTGCAGATCGATACCACGGCCATCGCGAAAGCCACGGCGGTGCCACTGCCGCCGCTGCAGCAGGCCCGCAGCCGGGACATGGCGAAGAACTGGGAACCCAACTATGTGCACAGCGTGGACTGGCGCTGGCTGACCGTGCCGCAGGCCGCCGGCCCCGGCGAATCCTGGCTGCGCCCGACGGTCGACCTGGTCAAGGGTGAATCGATGACGCCGCTGCAGCGGCTGTTCGCGGTGGCCGACAATGCCAACGGCATCGGTTCCAAGATCGACATTCGCAGGTTCACGTTCCTGAACACCGATTTGGTGGTGCACATCCACCGTGTCCCCGACGGCGACTGGATCGGCATCCGGTCGGACACCAACTACGGGCCGGACGGCATCGCCGCTACCGTGGGCACCCTGTTCGACGAGGCAGGCTCCGTCGCACACATCCAGCAGTCGGTTCTGGTGCGGCCGCGTCCGCCCAGAACGACCTGA
- a CDS encoding SMP-30/gluconolactonase/LRE family protein: MTVEAEPTMTTALADGFCFGEGPRWFEGLLWFSDMLGEAVHTVNLAGDGTTLPLPGHRPSGLGFRPDGALLIVSIAARQILHYDGDSVELLADLSDLVPADLGDLVVDRVGRAYVGAQARGNGVIARVDLDGSVRVVAGDLDFPNGMAISPDGGTLIVAESTGRRLSAFTIDTDGDLSGRRVFADHLDGPPDGIAIDADGGVWAAMTLAHQFERIEDGGAVTDRVHVGDRMAIACALGGPEGKTLFLVTTHDAYPDRMIGTKLSTVAALTVSVPAPGDFGHHH, translated from the coding sequence GTGACGGTCGAAGCTGAACCCACCATGACGACTGCTCTCGCGGACGGCTTCTGCTTCGGCGAAGGACCCCGCTGGTTCGAAGGCCTGCTCTGGTTCTCCGACATGCTCGGCGAGGCGGTGCACACGGTGAACCTGGCCGGCGACGGCACGACCCTCCCGTTGCCCGGACATCGCCCGTCCGGCTTGGGTTTTCGGCCCGACGGCGCGCTGCTCATCGTCTCCATTGCCGCGCGGCAGATCCTGCACTACGACGGCGACAGCGTGGAATTGCTGGCGGACCTGAGCGATCTGGTTCCGGCCGACCTCGGCGACCTCGTCGTCGACCGGGTGGGTCGCGCCTACGTCGGCGCGCAGGCCCGCGGCAACGGGGTGATCGCGCGGGTAGACCTCGACGGCTCCGTCCGCGTGGTTGCCGGCGATCTCGACTTCCCGAACGGCATGGCTATCTCCCCCGACGGCGGGACGCTGATCGTCGCCGAATCCACCGGCCGTCGGCTGAGCGCGTTCACCATCGATACCGACGGCGATCTTTCCGGTCGGCGAGTCTTCGCCGACCATCTCGACGGCCCGCCGGACGGCATCGCCATCGACGCCGACGGCGGCGTGTGGGCGGCCATGACCCTGGCACACCAATTCGAGCGCATCGAAGATGGCGGAGCGGTCACCGACCGGGTCCACGTCGGTGACCGCATGGCCATCGCGTGCGCCCTCGGTGGCCCCGAGGGCAAGACCTTGTTCCTGGTCACCACACACGACGCCTACCCCGATCGGATGATCGGCACCAAGCTGTCCACCGTCGCGGCGCTGACGGTCAGCGTGCCAGCCCCCGGCGACTTCGGCCACCACCACTGA
- a CDS encoding cytochrome P450, whose translation MKNTVMQDFSYDPFDPAVMADPRPYYRVLRDRYPVYFVEAWDTYALSRFEDIWRVLEVNDGTFVASEGTLPAANVLAVHNAGAVPDPALHPMPFHANFDSPIYEDVRRCTAAQFRPKSVGRLADRIRVLANERLDVLLPQGTFDLTQDYGGIVAASVVCELLGLPTELASEVLATVNAGSLAEPGSGVEVGNARPGYLEYLTPLVSGRRSGSGQGDLQIVDALLGYRLPDGSELTDTEAAVQLLGVFIGGTETVPKIVAHGLWELLRHPDQMTAVRGDLAAHVPVAREEMIRYCAPAQWFARTVRRPFTIHDTTVEPGQRIITLLGSASRDEREYPDPETFIWNRPIERLLAFGRGQHFCLGVHLARLEITILVTEWLKRVGEYDIDTNGASRPPSSFQWGWNRVPVEV comes from the coding sequence ATGAAAAACACTGTGATGCAAGACTTCTCGTACGATCCGTTCGACCCCGCCGTGATGGCCGACCCGCGGCCGTATTACCGGGTGCTGCGTGATCGGTATCCGGTCTATTTCGTCGAGGCATGGGATACCTACGCGCTGTCGCGGTTCGAAGACATCTGGCGCGTCCTGGAGGTGAACGACGGCACGTTCGTCGCATCCGAGGGCACCCTCCCCGCTGCGAATGTGCTTGCCGTACACAACGCCGGTGCGGTACCGGACCCGGCCCTGCACCCGATGCCGTTCCACGCCAACTTCGATTCCCCGATCTACGAGGACGTCCGTCGCTGTACCGCGGCACAATTCCGGCCCAAGTCGGTCGGCCGGCTCGCCGACCGGATCCGCGTGCTGGCCAACGAACGACTGGACGTGCTGCTGCCACAGGGCACCTTCGACCTGACGCAAGACTACGGCGGCATCGTCGCGGCTTCGGTCGTGTGTGAACTACTGGGACTACCAACAGAATTGGCGTCCGAGGTGCTCGCCACGGTCAACGCCGGCAGCCTGGCCGAGCCGGGGAGCGGCGTCGAGGTCGGCAACGCCCGGCCGGGCTACCTGGAGTATCTGACGCCGTTGGTCAGCGGTCGACGGTCCGGATCGGGTCAGGGCGATCTGCAGATCGTCGATGCGCTGCTGGGTTACCGGTTGCCCGACGGCTCCGAACTCACCGATACCGAAGCCGCAGTCCAGCTGCTGGGCGTGTTCATCGGCGGCACCGAGACCGTCCCCAAGATCGTCGCGCACGGACTGTGGGAACTACTGAGGCATCCCGACCAGATGACGGCCGTGCGTGGCGATCTCGCGGCCCACGTGCCCGTGGCGCGTGAGGAGATGATCCGGTACTGCGCACCCGCACAATGGTTCGCGCGAACCGTACGGCGCCCGTTCACCATTCACGACACCACCGTAGAACCGGGGCAGCGGATCATCACCTTGCTCGGGTCCGCGAGCCGAGACGAACGCGAATACCCGGACCCCGAGACATTCATCTGGAACCGGCCGATCGAGCGTCTGCTGGCATTCGGCCGGGGACAGCACTTCTGCCTCGGTGTCCATCTGGCCCGCCTGGAGATCACCATCCTGGTGACCGAGTGGCTGAAACGGGTGGGGGAGTACGACATCGACACCAACGGTGCGTCGCGGCCGCCGTCGAGCTTCCAGTGGGGCTGGAACCGCGTCCCGGTGGAGGTGTGA